The genomic window ACTGGTAATCATCTCAGCACACTGGGGAGCTATCCAACTCCTCAAACAAAAAGATTTTTAAATTTGATTTCATTCTAGGCTATAAGCCTCTTGTTGACCAACTAGGCATTAAACCGAGATAGATGTAAAAACCTGCAATTTGGGTCTGAAACCCTTGTGCTACTTTCATTTTGAGAAGAAAGCTAACTTTTTCAAGAACCGCAAGCAACGAAAAATTGGCTTTTTTAAGCCCAACAGCAGTTTTTTACATACACAGAGGCTTGATGCCGACTAGCGGCTACCCGATGACCTTTATTGGTGCATCGAGGAACGCCATTTATGTATCTGCCACAAAACTCAGACGATTTTGCTAAATCAAATCGGACGCATTTTTCCAAAACCAAAATCAAACCCCACCTGCCAGCCGACAGTGTGGGCAAGTGCTACGTAAAATATTTCTGGCATCCATTTGGTGCGATAGTCGCCCCAGTACCCGCCTTCGTCTCCAAACCAGCGTGGCGTACCATCGACTATTACCTCCAGCCATCCCAGTTGTGGAAATTGCATCAAAACAGCCAGCAGCTAGTTGGCATCCGCTTTGATTCCAATACCCGTTACGCCATAATTGACCTCGATGCAGGCGGCGACTACCATAACCTAGAATCTATCAACCGCATCAAGTCCGCCCTCGAAGACATCGGCATAGTCGATATCATCCCCATCCAGTCCAGTCATAGCGGTGGCTACCACCTGATAATAACCTTTACCACCCTTCAGCCCACCTTCAACCTAGCCTGCGCTCTAGAATACACCCTAAGAGACGCAGGATTTATCCCCCGCAAAGGGCATCTCGAAATCTTCCCCAATGCCAAAGCTTGGGGTGAAAACTGCATAATCAACTACAATGCCATCCGTTGCCCCATGCAACCAGGAAGCGGTGCGTTATTGCTAGATGATGACCTGCAACCAATTAGCGATGATGTTTCTGTCTTTCTCGATTATTGCGATCGCGCCGCAGTCCGTCAAGATTTAACCCGACTCAAACGCGCCATCAAAAAAGCCAGAAAGCGTCACAACCGAGAAAGATATCGCAAGCAAATGTCCTCCGACGTTGAGGCATGGCGTGCCGACTGGGAAGAAATCATCGCCACAGGATGGACAGGGCTAGGACAGACTAATAATTTATTACAAATCTTCGTAGGCTACGGCATCGTATTTCTTGACTTAAAGGGTGAAAACTTAGTTAACTATGCCCTCAAGACCGCTACAAACGCCCCTGGCTATATCCAATATTGTCGCCACCAGCATGAAATCGAAGCCAGAGTGCGGCATTGGATAGAATGTACAATTCGGCATCAGTGGTACACCCCCTATGCCAGCTATCCAGAACGCCTGTTGGGGACATTTGCCAACACCTTTGCCGAAGCGATCGCGGGTATAAGGGGCATAATCAAAACCAAAGACAACATCATCCCCTTTGACCGTCGCAAAGTTTTAAACCAGCAACGCAGCCTAGAAGCCCAAAAAAGGATTCGGTGGGCAGTAAATGCCTTGGAATGGGGTACAGGCTTACCAGAGGGCATAACCGACCGTACAAAAGCGATCAGCAACGAATATAAGCAACGTTTTCACAAAACCCTTTCTCAAGAGACACTGCGGAAACATCTACACCTGTGGCATCCCAAATGGTACATAACTGACCCTTGGGCAGAAAATAGCTCAAACCCTTGCCATATAAGCAAAGACGGGCATTTTGACAACCCGCATAGCCCTGAAAAAAATCAAAAAGCCCAAAATCCTTACCAGACGGACATCAACGGGCATTTTCCCTATATGAAGGTTATGTGTTTACCTCCTGCTGCTACAGCCCCCCAAGGGCTGGAGTCAGCAGAGGAAGTTGAACAACCTGATGTTTCTCAGGAACACTCAGCTGTCATCCAGTCGGCGGGAAATCTTAAATTCATAAATTCTTCTAATACTGCTGAAATTAATTCAAATAAAACCAGCAATCAATTAGAGAATTCAGTTCATACAAACATTTTACAATCAAATGAATTCAGTTCTCATCAGGATTTTATATACCCCTGTAGCTCCGGCACGTCGTCAAAAGTTGATAATCAAAACTTATCTAACACGGAGAATAACGGGCTGGGTATAGTTTCGATACCTGCTGCGGTTGCACCAGAATCACCACAGGAAATTGCTAACAATGGGCGGCAGAGTGCATCCGAGGGTAATTCAACACCTGCTAGCGTGACAGCAGAATCATCACTCCAAAGTGCCAACAACTGCTTGCAGAGTGCATCCAAGGATGATTTGATACCTGGTGTGGTTCCACTAGAACAACCACTCCAAAACGCCAACAACAGCTTGCAGGGCGTATCTGTTTGTGAAGAGACTGCTGATGTTTCCTACCGCATCGAGGAACTCAAGCGAGTGACAAAACTACGGCTAATGGCTTTAACCCAAGCTAGGGCTAAGGTGCGCCAATACTGCGTAATCACGGGACATATTCTCAGCACTCAAGAACGCGATCGCTTAGAGCAACGTGCCAAAATGCAATTCTACCTCGATTCGGGATGCTCTGTGCTGGTAGCAGAAGCCGAAGCTTGGGCAGCCGTGAATCCTGGTTGTCTGCCGTTTAGCTTAGAGTCAGCTTTTGCGGAACCTGCCAATGAGTGATAGTTGCGTTACAGGAGGGCAGCGGGAGAGCCTCTCCTTCAAGGGGTGGGATGAGTTAAATTCAGGATAATTTTTAACTTAAAAACTTATTGAATTGGTTCAAAAAACCCTTCCTCAATCATTGATTCGAGACCAAGTTTATCTACTACGGATTCAATTACCCATCCCCTACCTTCATATCTTCCCTGACGGTAGCATTCTTGCTTAATTTCTTCTCGCCGCTCCTGTTGTTTTCTACTCATTTCTTCTGGGCCTAGATTATGTCTTAAAAACTTACTTGTGACTTCAAAACTAATGAAATTAGTGAGTGCGAATAGGCACTCATCCAATGTTCCTTCTTCTAGAAAATCATAATCAGCTTCTTTGGCATCGACTAATACCCAAGCTTCCCAATGGTTGCTTAACTCAAATATTCCTTCTCGATAGTAAATAGGCTTATTTTTGTTGGAATTAGTTTGACGTTTTGAGTTTAGTTGAATGACTTCGGCTAAAGGTCTTTTCCTACCCATAAATAATACCTTAATTAGAAAATTTTTCTTCCGATTACAGATATTGAAATAATCTGTTTAATTCCCTTCATGTTGAAAAATTTCAAGTCTTTATCTCAATTAAAAATAGTTCATCATCTGCGATTGTTCTAATATATATTCTTTGAGTCTTTCCCATCCCCATTGTTTAGCTACTCGTAGCGATAGCCGATTGCGAGTACTAAATATAATGAAGATTTCGCCCGCATCGTTTTCATTAATATCAACAATCCACTGGTTTCTAAAATCATATCCCCAATGAAGCGCAGCATCCTGCCACCATTGGTCGCAAGGGTTCTTGAAATTGGAATTATCTAGGTAATGGTCTTGCCAGTTATAGGGTTTCCACTGTTCTTGAAGTGCTTTGATTAAAAATGCATTTGGATGCTCGAATTCTTCCGAGTTGGCTTGCTTCCAATACCAATAGGCGATTGTGGCACGCAGCGCATCTTCCATCCCTACAATCGATTTGAGGATAATTTCTTGTACATCTTCCCGATAGAAATCTATACCAATATGAGCAAGCGCATACTTGTACTGGTTGAAGATTTCATCTTTAGCTTCGAGTTCGTCGTCATCATATAAATATGCAGTATTGAACGACTTAATACGCAGCATTTTGGCTGATGGGCAATGAAATGTAACTCTCTAATTTTAGTGGTAAATGAATCCCAAGCGATGCCTAGATTGCAAAGTACATTAACGATACCTTGCAAAGCGGGGAAATTTCCAACACCAAGTTCTAGAATAAAAGTGCAGTCAAGCGAGCTTGTAAAATGCCTTCCCCGTTCCCCGGTATGGACCCATATCTTGAAGGCTACCTGTGGAGTGACGTACACAATGCCCTTGCTAGTAAAATTCGTACCTTCCTCGTCCCACAGCTGCGTCCCAAATATGCCGCACGGCTGGAAGTATATGTTGTGGAAGATATTTCCCCTTCAAGTGAAATTGGTATTTTGTACCCAGATGTCAAGGTATTGCAGATAAGACAACGCCGCGACGTAACTCCGACTACCCCCACATCGAATATTGCCACAACCCCCGCACCACTAACGCTTCCAGTTATCCAACCAGTCGAAGTCCGCATCCCCACAGTCGAAATTCGGGATACTGCTAATAACGTACTGGTAAGCTGTATCGAAATTCTTTCCCCCGTAAACAAACGCGAACCCGGTTTAACTGAGTACCGTAAGAAACGCCAGCGTTTATATAATGCCAACGTCCATCTAATTGAAATAGACTTGCTGCGCCGGGGAAATCGACCATTTAACCACCCCCGCCTTCCAGATGTTCCCTACTTGATCACCTTAACGCGGGCTGGGTCTGGAGTAATTGATCTGTGGCCTGTGACGTTACAAGATACTCTCCCGACGATACCCGTTCCCCTGCGCGAAGGCGACCCCGATGCTGTACTGGAGTTGCAAGCCGTGCTGAATGCTATCTATGACGAAGCTGGGTATGATTTATCGATAGACTACACCCAATCTCCACCCCCACCAGCATTGAGTGATACGGATACTGAGTGGATGTACAAACGGTTAGGTAAATCTTCTTTGTAGCAGGTATAGAGTTGCTTCAATATTTAAGATGCAGTTTGTAATTCAGCATTAATACTTGCTGCTTGCCGGATTGCCTCTAAACGTTTGAGGTAAAATTCATCCATTTTGGCAATAAATTTACCATCAATAATTTCAACACCCAAGGCATCAGAAACTGCTAAAAAATCCAAGAATGTTGCATTTTGATAGTCTTTATCTTCAAATAATTTAATTTGTTCTTCCGTGTGTCCGCATAACGCTGCCAGTTCTTTTGGCGTGATTTTAAAAGCAATTCTGGCTTTAATTAATAAGTCGGATATTTTATTCATGCACTCCACTTGTAGAGTGATAGGTTCGTTGGGATTATGGGCGGCTAACATTTCATACTCAACAATTTCATCCACAAGTTTCTGCCGCAACGCATCGTTAGAATCTTGAATTAACTGCCAGCCATCCGGGTCTCTTAATCGCTTTTCTTCATTCGCCCTTAATTTCCGGTTGGCTTCAGCAAACTTTTCTGCCCATTCCTGGGAATATGCCAGTTGTTTATCATCTTTAATCATGGCTCCCACTCCAATAAGTTAATAGCTACAATACCCTTACGATTTTGTTTTCTATCGCGCTGAAAAAACTCTATTGATATTGTAGACTCATCCACGGGTTGGTCGGATGGATAAATTTCCCCTTTATACTTAGCTTTCTGTGCTGCACTGTCATAATATTTTAATATTAGTGGTGCATTTTGTCTGAGGTAATCTATATTTACATCGTCTCTGTCCCAGCAACAATCAAAATCTCCTGGGTCGATTTTATTTGTCACAAAACTGCCATTGATGTAAATTGTACGGCATTCTGCTGCTTTTAGCTGTTTCATTAACTCTTCTAAACCTGAAATCATTTTGGCTCTTGTAGGTGTGTACCCAAACCTGTCTTTAAACTCCTGCCACTCGCCAAAATGTACCCCTGGTGGTAGATTACCGTTTTCATCAAACTCAGGAATCATTCTTAATAAATAGCACCAATTTTACTGATTTTAAAAGCATACCACTGAAGCAAATAAATAATACACAATTCACAGATTATAGCGGATTTATATTGTGATTTTTGGCTCTAATTTTTTAATTAAAAAATTAGCATTCAGGATTGTTTCAATATATAGTCCAGTTATAGAAAACTCCTATTTGATTTGGGAAAAACCAAGGTAACTATAAGCTTGCTATACAAAGGTTTCTTTCTCAGTATACTTAGCAATATTCAAGTAGATTCCTATATCTCTGCTAAAGAGACTTCCTGATGTTTATTTTTCAATTGTTGAATTACAGGTATGAGTTTTTGTAATTGTGTTATATCTTCATCACCCAGTTGTGGTGGTTCTACGGGTTGCCATTCTTCTGAGGTATAGGAAGCTTTCATCACCTGAATACCATCACTGTTACGTATCAGGGTTAGTTGGTTATTTTCAATTATCGCCGAGTATTTATTACCTTTAAATGCTGTACTATTAAGTACTAAGAGATATTCCGCAACGATGGGGGCAATTTCTCGCATCCGAGCAATTTGTTCTGCGATATCGGGCTGTTGCTCAGTTGGTTTCTCCTGTGATAGTGCGGATGGTTCTGCTGCAACGCCAAGAAGAATTCCGTTATCGTCTTTAACAGTTATAAGTGCTGGTACTTCTTTAAATTCTTGGTTTTGCGTCGTTTCAACTGTTGTAGGGGATGAAGGTGGCGATATTACCACAGTTTGTTTTTTAGCGAACGGTTCATTTGCTATTGTTGGAACTTCTTCAAGTACTGGCTCCAAGTTTGCTGTTGAATGATATTGTGTACTTAATACTTCGATAGTTGCTGTTTCTTCTGATGCTCCATCGGATGAAGAATCTTGTTTAAAATTCCATTCAATCCAACTTTCCAGATAATTAATCCGCTTATCGTCAATTGTTCGCCCGCGTTTGTAACTTTCAATTAGCGACTCAATTGGATATCGATATTCTTCTTGATAGCTAACTTTTAAATGTTCCCGGATGCCAACATGAGTATATAATTTCCCCAAATCCCCACCTTTAAACGGCTGTCCATCCAAGCAGTAGCTTATCCCTTTGAGCTTACCAGTACGGGTAAACTTGCAATCTACTTGGATATTTTCTTTTAACAATCGGGCTACAAATACTGGCATTGCAGGATTATCTACTGCGGCTTGTTCAATCTGCTTTTGCAACCGTTCAACTATATTTTGGTTTCCAGATTCTTCAGCTTGTTGTACGTGTTTAGGGTAAGCCTTTTTCTTATCGACTTCCCAACTGGACGGTTGAATAATTAAATCGTAATTTTTTTCTATTTGACGCAAGATTTTTTCTGTACGGTAATAGTCTAAATAATCGTCATTGCACTCGCCATCGTAGGATACCCGGTTAATTACCATATGTGCGTGGGGTCGAACTTGCCCGTCATATTCCGCATCGTTATGCTGCACCAAAATAAATTGGTTGTTCGACAGTTTCAACCCCTCTCGTAAATCTTCCGCTATTTGGCATAATTCCCATTCGTCCAGGCTTCTATCACCGGGGGCCGGACTAAACGATAGGTGCAGTACAGGTTTTTGGACTCTGGGGTTTTTATTGGCAAAGGAGCGAAACTCCCAAGCAAGTTGGGTGGGTGTTTCTCCTGCCATATTAGTATTGATCAGCCGCGCCGAAGTTTTGCCGAGGACGTAGGCTACACAACCGTAAAAGCCATTTCCCTTGGTGATGTTGCCAATCACTTCTTCTCCAGCGGGAAAGCAACTACTTGGTCGGGTTGTTCCGGTTGTTCGGGTTGGTTAGCCACAGGTGTAGATTGTTCTGATGAGGGTAGTTCAGGGTTTTCCGGCATTCCCAGTAATATCTGCTTTATTTCCAACAGTAAGGGTTTGAGGGCTTCAATTTCAGGGCGAGGGTCAACTGCGATTGCCTCCGGCACTGCGCTCCGCGCAATCGCTTCTCCCATTTTTACAGCACGGTTGATGGCATAGGCAATTTGGTTGATGTTATTGCCAATTCGACCCAGTTCTACGTATGTCGCTTCGTTGATGGCGGGTACTGGGGGAGCAATGTAGATGCGATCGCGCTCAACACAGTAGCGGATAAATTTGGAGAGATTCTTCCCCATACCAGCAGCTTCGGCTTTGGCTTCCCAATCTTCTTTTTCTGATTCAGTTAGTCTGAGGCTGACTAGTGTTGTGCGTTTTGGTTTGGGTTTTGACTTGCGTCCAGCTTGAAAAACTTTTTTGGCTGTAGTGGTCTTACTATCCATCTATATACATCTATACAAATGAGGTTTTTCAAAGAAGTATTTAAATCTACGGTAAATTGATAAACCCACTGTTTTTCTATCGAGTTTTGGGGGTTTCCAAAGGGGGAGGAACCCACTTTGGCGAGCTTGGCGGCGCGAAAAACTAGGATTTATATGAAGAAATGTAATACGCCGCCATTGCTCGCTACCCAAAATGCGACTACGGTATACGAAAAGTATAGCAAACACGGGAAGTCTTGTACAGTAGGGGTTTGAGCGCGAGTGCTGGAATTAGAGGCAGGTGTTCGCTTCCTCCCATTCTTCCCCTACTTTCCCCCAGTTCTCACCCAGTTCTCACCAAAAATATGGACAATTCTTTTGCTGGAAAAAATAATCATTTTTATTTGTAGAGATAATTGTCCACTTTTAAGGGTAATAAATGGGAATTTTACCCCATTTACTCCCTACTTACTCCCCTTTTTTGTCCCTCCGAGTAAAATAGTAATAATAGTTACTTATTTATACTGAGAAAAGTTGTTAGATGAAATCCACTGATGTTGTAGAACTTCGCATACGTAGAAATCAGAAGTCAGATGCTGGCAAGTTAATTAAATTTTTAATGGATTATGAAGCGAACCAAGCGGTTAATCCTGCTGGGGATAATGCGACTAAGCTTGCACTGAAAACGCTGCGGCTGTTTTTTATGCCCTATGTTTTGGAGGCTCTTGGCGATCGCTCTGGGGCGAGGGAATGCGCGATTTGGTGTATCCAACAATTGCAGAAT from Tolypothrix sp. PCC 7712 includes these protein-coding regions:
- a CDS encoding DUF6932 family protein, yielding MIPEFDENGNLPPGVHFGEWQEFKDRFGYTPTRAKMISGLEELMKQLKAAECRTIYINGSFVTNKIDPGDFDCCWDRDDVNIDYLRQNAPLILKYYDSAAQKAKYKGEIYPSDQPVDESTISIEFFQRDRKQNRKGIVAINLLEWEP
- a CDS encoding plasmid mobilization protein, translating into MDSKTTTAKKVFQAGRKSKPKPKRTTLVSLRLTESEKEDWEAKAEAAGMGKNLSKFIRYCVERDRIYIAPPVPAINEATYVELGRIGNNINQIAYAINRAVKMGEAIARSAVPEAIAVDPRPEIEALKPLLLEIKQILLGMPENPELPSSEQSTPVANQPEQPEQPDQVVAFPLEKK
- a CDS encoding DUF4058 family protein, whose translation is MPSPFPGMDPYLEGYLWSDVHNALASKIRTFLVPQLRPKYAARLEVYVVEDISPSSEIGILYPDVKVLQIRQRRDVTPTTPTSNIATTPAPLTLPVIQPVEVRIPTVEIRDTANNVLVSCIEILSPVNKREPGLTEYRKKRQRLYNANVHLIEIDLLRRGNRPFNHPRLPDVPYLITLTRAGSGVIDLWPVTLQDTLPTIPVPLREGDPDAVLELQAVLNAIYDEAGYDLSIDYTQSPPPPALSDTDTEWMYKRLGKSSL
- a CDS encoding relaxase/mobilization nuclease domain-containing protein, encoding MIGNITKGNGFYGCVAYVLGKTSARLINTNMAGETPTQLAWEFRSFANKNPRVQKPVLHLSFSPAPGDRSLDEWELCQIAEDLREGLKLSNNQFILVQHNDAEYDGQVRPHAHMVINRVSYDGECNDDYLDYYRTEKILRQIEKNYDLIIQPSSWEVDKKKAYPKHVQQAEESGNQNIVERLQKQIEQAAVDNPAMPVFVARLLKENIQVDCKFTRTGKLKGISYCLDGQPFKGGDLGKLYTHVGIREHLKVSYQEEYRYPIESLIESYKRGRTIDDKRINYLESWIEWNFKQDSSSDGASEETATIEVLSTQYHSTANLEPVLEEVPTIANEPFAKKQTVVISPPSSPTTVETTQNQEFKEVPALITVKDDNGILLGVAAEPSALSQEKPTEQQPDIAEQIARMREIAPIVAEYLLVLNSTAFKGNKYSAIIENNQLTLIRNSDGIQVMKASYTSEEWQPVEPPQLGDEDITQLQKLIPVIQQLKNKHQEVSLAEI